AAGATGGCTAAGGAAAATCTGCAACTGAAAAATGTAATCGCAATCTACAATAAATTAAATGAAATGCTCGTCAATAAACAAAATTTAACTGAAATATTAAAGGAATGTAATCAATTGGTAGGAAGAGAAATTGCTCTATTTGATCTTGAAGGGGACCTTTGCTACTCCTCCTGTCAATCGGTACTACTGGAAAACTTTATTTTGGAATATAAGAAGAAATATGCGAATTGGAAGTTCCGGGAGATACGGGAAATTAGCCTGGACAGCGGGAATATTCTTATTTCACCGATCATAGTCGATCAGGAAGTCTTCCAATATTGCGGATTTTTCTATAAAAAAGATGAAATCATTACAGAAGAAGAAAAAATGATACTTGAACGGATCAGTACCATTTGCAGTATTGTTCTTATCAATAAAAAAGCGATGTTCGATGCAAATGAACGAATGAAAGCCGTGTTATTTGAAAAGCTTCTTATTGGAGAGATTACGGATTATAAAGAGCTGTTACGGGAACTGAAGCTATTGAATATTTATGTGCAGGAAAGTTATCATATTGCCTATATTTCCTTTAACTACAAAGATAGATCAAGTGATGATAATTTGCAGATGTTTGTAAAAGTGTATCGTGAAATCGTGAACTTTTTTAAAAAGCTAAATATGGAAGTATTGATTGTTCAACGCGGTCAAGGGGTTTTATGTTTTGTTCCGCTTTCCTTTGATGACCCCTTATTAGACGGGGCACCCGAAAAATTCTTGCATTCAATCGATAAATATCAGGATTCGATTATTTGCCGTGTCGGTATAAGTTCGACAACAAATACATTGGAATGCCTTAATCCATCTATTAAAGAGGCGATTATTGCTGAGAGAATGGCCACTTCCAATGAGCCGGTCATGCAGTTTGAAGATATCGGCATACTCGGTGCATTATTATATACGGAACATCAACAATTACTTAGAAGTATAGTAGAAAGAGATCTTCAGGAAATTCTACCGGAAGAAGACCTGATGCAAACACTTTATTATTTTTTAGATAATGGCGGCAATTTGGAGAAAACAGCCAAGTTAACGAATTTATCTGTCGGAGGGGTCAGGTATCGTTTGCAAAATATAAAGGAGTTATTACAAATTGATTTACGATGTCCTAAAATCCGTTTTCAGCTTTTGTTAAATTTAAAAGTACTTAAAGTTTTAAATCTGCCCGCAATATAAATTAGTATTTATAGATCATTTAACGACTAAATCTGGTCGTTAAGTGATTTTTTTATTGTAAAACTAGCATTTGCTGTTAGTAAAAACGAAAATTTTAGACAGGAACTGCAATATGTGAAAACGCTTTCTTCCTTTACACTTAAGTTAACAAATCAAAGGGGGTTATAAGTTATGCATACTGGTAAAAGTTACTTGGAAAGCCTAAATGATGGTCGTGTTGTTTATTTGAATGGTGAAAAAATTGATAATGTCGTAGAACATCCAGCCTATGAAAATTCTGCAAAATCATATTCTCGTCTTTATGATGCATTGCACGATCCGGAAAAACAATCAATA
This genomic window from Solibacillus sp. FSL R5-0449 contains:
- a CDS encoding helix-turn-helix domain-containing protein, which translates into the protein MLNFDLEKNLTTFIPMQNVKQQIDVKKMAKENLQLKNVIAIYNKLNEMLVNKQNLTEILKECNQLVGREIALFDLEGDLCYSSCQSVLLENFILEYKKKYANWKFREIREISLDSGNILISPIIVDQEVFQYCGFFYKKDEIITEEEKMILERISTICSIVLINKKAMFDANERMKAVLFEKLLIGEITDYKELLRELKLLNIYVQESYHIAYISFNYKDRSSDDNLQMFVKVYREIVNFFKKLNMEVLIVQRGQGVLCFVPLSFDDPLLDGAPEKFLHSIDKYQDSIICRVGISSTTNTLECLNPSIKEAIIAERMATSNEPVMQFEDIGILGALLYTEHQQLLRSIVERDLQEILPEEDLMQTLYYFLDNGGNLEKTAKLTNLSVGGVRYRLQNIKELLQIDLRCPKIRFQLLLNLKVLKVLNLPAI